In Anomaloglossus baeobatrachus isolate aAnoBae1 chromosome 3, aAnoBae1.hap1, whole genome shotgun sequence, one genomic interval encodes:
- the LOC142297206 gene encoding uncharacterized protein LOC142297206, giving the protein MLHFSKKVYNLNFFKYIEKDVRKRWRSVRDRFNKIRFEPGKSGSSPVKPNFIYYNELKFLSSGRVLRPTDGNIAPKKNMDRSQDNINPAQIQPAIEEEINTEQTHLESDVETRSLEPSVSNTNQDPQPVSYQKAKGKKKNIPSNKEINQDQLTNQTIEILKSATQDDEFDNFAISVACRLRKLPEKKKTSACMTAICGLLACFEDEGKFPTGGEIVHLCEKTFEQKSKPLVLTQSQPHFQTNKQRVGLYSECPDTYSAQNIQPYNPMKQSKEYSQSISENYHTTNILRNRPNEQMSGFYTNELFSQP; this is encoded by the exons ATGTTACATTTTAGCAAAAAAGTTTATAATTTAAATTTCTTTAAATACATAGAAAAAGATGTACGGAAGCGATGGAGATCAGTCCGTGACAGATTCAATAAAATCAGATTTGAACCTGGTAAAAGTGGATCCTCGCCAGTTAAACCAAATTTTATTTATTATAATGAATTGAAATTCTTAAGTTCTGGCCGCGTTTTAAGACC GACCGACGGAAATATCGCTCCGAAAAAGAACATGGATAGATCACAAGATAATATCAATCCTGCACAAATACAACCAGCCATTGAGGAAGAAATTAATACCGAACAAACACATCTGGAGTCTGATGTTGAAACCAGATCATTGGAACCATCTGTTTCCAATACAAATCAAGATCCCCAACCTGTGAGTTATCAgaaagcaaaaggaaaaaaaaaaaatattccaagcaATAAAGAAATAAACCAAGATCAATTAACAAATCAAACTATTGAAATATTAAAATCAGCAACCCAAGATGATGAGTTTGACAATTTTGCCATTAGTGTCGCTTGTCGTTTAAGAAAattacctgaaaaaaaaaaaacctctgcatGTATGACTGCTATCTGTGGTTTATTGGCCTGTTTTGAGGATGAAGGTAAATTTCCAACAGGTGGTGAAATAGTTCATCTTTGTGAAAAAACATTTGAACAGAAATCCAAACCATTAGTTCTAACTCAGTCACAACCACAtttccaaacaaacaaacaaagagtTGGTTTGTATTCTGAATGTCCGGATACATATTCTGCCCAAAATATACAACCTTATAACCCTATGAAACAAAGCAAAGAATATTCTCAATCTATTAGTGAGAATTATCACACAACTAATATTTTGAGAAATAGACCAAACGAACAAATGTCTGGTTTTTACACAAATGAATTATTTTCACAGCCATGA